The Vibrio pomeroyi genome window below encodes:
- a CDS encoding NADH:ubiquinone reductase (Na(+)-transporting) subunit B: MGLKKFLEDIEHHFEPGGKHEKWFALYEAAATVFYTPGLITKKSSHVRDSVDLKRIMIMVWFAVFPAMFWGMYNAGGQAIAALNHMYAGAELASVIDGNWHYWLTEMLGASLGADAGVGSKMLLGATYFLPIYATVFIVGGFWEVLFCMVRKHEVNEGFFVTSILFALIVPPTLPLWQAALGITFGVVVAKEIFGGTGRNFLNPALAGRAFLFFAYPAQISGDVVWTAADGFSGATALSQWAQGGGSALMNVTSGEAITWMDAFIGNIPGSIGEVSTLALMIGAAMIVYMRIASWRIIAGVMIGMIAVSTLFNVIGSDTNAMFSMPWHWHLVLGGFAFGMFFMATDPVSASFTNNGKWWYGILIGAMCVMIRVVNPAYPEGMMLAILFANLFAPLFDHVVIEKNIKRRLARYGK, translated from the coding sequence ATGGGCCTTAAAAAGTTTCTTGAAGACATCGAGCATCATTTTGAGCCAGGTGGTAAACACGAGAAGTGGTTTGCGCTTTACGAAGCAGCAGCGACAGTGTTCTACACGCCAGGTCTTATTACAAAGAAAAGCTCGCACGTTCGTGATAGCGTTGATTTAAAACGTATCATGATCATGGTTTGGTTCGCGGTATTCCCAGCAATGTTCTGGGGTATGTACAACGCGGGTGGCCAAGCTATCGCAGCACTTAACCATATGTACGCAGGCGCTGAACTAGCATCTGTTATCGATGGTAACTGGCACTACTGGCTAACCGAAATGCTTGGCGCCTCCTTAGGAGCCGATGCAGGTGTTGGCAGTAAGATGCTACTTGGTGCGACTTACTTCCTACCTATCTACGCAACGGTATTCATCGTTGGTGGTTTCTGGGAAGTTCTGTTCTGTATGGTGCGTAAGCACGAAGTAAACGAAGGTTTCTTTGTTACTTCTATCTTATTCGCGCTTATCGTTCCGCCAACACTTCCTCTATGGCAAGCAGCACTAGGTATTACCTTCGGTGTTGTTGTAGCGAAAGAGATCTTCGGTGGTACGGGGCGTAACTTCCTGAACCCTGCACTTGCTGGCCGTGCGTTCCTATTCTTTGCATACCCTGCACAGATTTCAGGTGACGTAGTTTGGACTGCTGCAGACGGTTTCTCTGGTGCAACTGCTCTTAGCCAATGGGCTCAAGGCGGCGGTAGCGCACTAATGAACGTTACATCTGGTGAAGCAATCACTTGGATGGACGCATTCATTGGTAACATCCCAGGTTCTATCGGTGAAGTATCGACTCTAGCACTTATGATTGGTGCAGCGATGATCGTTTACATGCGTATCGCTTCATGGCGCATCATTGCTGGTGTAATGATCGGTATGATTGCTGTGTCTACGCTGTTTAACGTGATCGGTTCTGATACTAACGCAATGTTCAGCATGCCTTGGCACTGGCACCTAGTTCTAGGTGGCTTCGCATTCGGTATGTTCTTCATGGCGACTGACCCAGTATCAGCTTCATTTACCAACAATGGTAAGTGGTGGTACGGCATCCTAATCGGCGCAATGTGTGTAATGATCCGTGTAGTTAACCCTGCATACCCAGAAGGCATGATGCTTGCGATTCTGTTCGCAAACCTATTTGCTCCTCTGTTTGACCACGTTGTAATCGAGAAGAACATTAAGCGGAGACTAGCGCGCTATGGCAAGTAA
- a CDS encoding Na(+)-translocating NADH-quinone reductase subunit C — MASNNDSIKKTLFVVIALSLVCSIIVSTAAVVLKPKQQANAVLDQQTKILEVAGIDLAGDIPALYAENIEPRLVDFATGDFVDGDAAAYDQRKAAKDPAQSIKLSAEEDIAKILRRANTGTVYLVKDGAETSKVIIPVHGNGLWSMMYAFVAVETDGNTVSGITYYEQGETPGLGGEVENPAWRAQFVGKKLFDENHKPAIQVVKGGAPQGSEHGVDGLSGATLTSVGVQHTFDFWLGDMGFGPFLAKVRDGGLN, encoded by the coding sequence ATGGCAAGTAATAACGATAGCATTAAAAAGACGCTGTTTGTTGTTATCGCATTGAGCCTAGTGTGCTCAATCATCGTTTCAACAGCTGCAGTTGTTCTTAAACCTAAGCAACAAGCTAACGCAGTTCTGGATCAGCAAACTAAGATCCTTGAAGTTGCGGGCATTGACCTTGCAGGTGATATTCCAGCGTTGTACGCAGAGAACATCGAACCTCGTCTAGTTGATTTCGCTACTGGCGATTTCGTTGACGGCGATGCTGCTGCATACGACCAACGTAAAGCGGCAAAAGATCCAGCTCAGTCAATCAAGCTTTCAGCTGAAGAAGACATTGCTAAGATCCTTCGTCGTGCTAACACAGGTACTGTATACCTTGTGAAAGATGGCGCTGAAACTTCTAAAGTTATCATCCCTGTTCACGGTAACGGCCTATGGTCAATGATGTACGCATTCGTTGCGGTAGAAACTGATGGCAACACAGTTTCTGGTATCACTTACTACGAGCAAGGTGAAACTCCTGGACTTGGTGGTGAGGTTGAGAACCCAGCTTGGCGCGCTCAATTCGTTGGTAAGAAATTATTCGACGAAAACCACAAACCTGCTATTCAGGTTGTTAAAGGTGGCGCTCCTCAAGGTTCTGAGCACGGTGTAGATGGCCTTTCTGGTGCAACACTGACTAGCGTTGGTGTTCAACATACATTTGACTTCTGGTTAGGTGATATGGGCTTTGGTCCGTTCCTAGCAAAAGTTCGTGACGGAGGTCTGAACTAA
- a CDS encoding NADH:ubiquinone reductase (Na(+)-transporting) subunit D gives MSSAKEIKKSILAPVLDNNPIALQVLGVCSALAVTTKLETAFVMTIAVMFVTALSNFFVSLIRNHIPNSVRIIVQMAIIASLVIVVDQVLKAYLYDISKQLSVFVGLIITNCIVMGRAEAFAMKSAPIPSLIDGLGNGLGYGFVLITVGFFRELLGSGKLFGMEVLPLVSNGGWYQPNGLMLLAPSAFFLIGFLIWAIRVFKPEQVEAKG, from the coding sequence ATGTCTAGTGCAAAAGAAATTAAAAAGAGCATCTTAGCGCCGGTGTTGGACAACAACCCAATCGCGCTACAGGTTCTTGGTGTGTGTTCTGCTCTTGCGGTAACCACTAAACTAGAAACAGCATTTGTTATGACTATCGCGGTAATGTTCGTTACTGCTCTGTCTAACTTTTTCGTTTCTTTGATCCGTAACCACATTCCTAACAGTGTGCGTATCATCGTTCAGATGGCAATTATCGCATCACTAGTAATCGTGGTAGACCAAGTGCTAAAAGCATACCTATACGATATCTCTAAGCAGCTATCTGTATTCGTAGGCCTAATTATTACTAACTGTATTGTAATGGGTCGTGCTGAAGCATTCGCAATGAAGTCTGCGCCAATCCCATCTCTAATCGATGGTCTTGGTAACGGTCTTGGTTACGGTTTCGTTCTTATCACTGTTGGTTTCTTCCGTGAGCTTCTAGGCTCTGGCAAACTATTTGGTATGGAAGTACTACCTCTAGTGAGCAACGGTGGTTGGTATCAGCCAAACGGCTTGATGCTTCTAGCACCTTCTGCATTCTTCCTAATTGGTTTCTTGATTTGGGCAATTCGTGTGTTCAAACCAGAACAAGTAGAAGCGAAGGGGTAA
- the nqrE gene encoding NADH:ubiquinone reductase (Na(+)-transporting) subunit E: MEHYISLLVKSIFIENMALSFFLGMCTFLAVSKKVKTSFGLGVAVVVVLTIAVPVNNLVYTHILKENALVEGVDLSFLNFIAFIGVIAALVQILEMVLDRFFPPLYNALGIFLPLITVNCAIFGGVSFMVTRDYNFAESVVYGFGSGVGWMLAIVALAGIREKMKYSDVPPGLRGLGITFITVGLMALGFMSFSGVQL, translated from the coding sequence ATGGAACATTATATTAGTCTGCTAGTTAAATCGATTTTCATCGAAAACATGGCGCTTTCTTTCTTCCTAGGTATGTGTACATTCCTAGCGGTATCTAAGAAAGTTAAAACTTCTTTTGGTCTTGGTGTTGCGGTAGTTGTAGTACTTACAATCGCTGTTCCTGTAAACAACCTTGTTTACACGCACATCCTAAAAGAAAACGCGCTTGTTGAAGGTGTCGATTTAAGTTTCCTTAACTTCATCGCATTCATCGGTGTTATCGCGGCACTTGTACAAATCCTAGAGATGGTTCTAGACCGTTTCTTCCCACCTTTGTACAACGCACTAGGTATCTTCCTTCCACTGATCACAGTTAACTGTGCAATCTTTGGTGGTGTATCTTTCATGGTAACTCGTGACTACAACTTTGCTGAATCTGTTGTTTACGGCTTCGGTTCTGGTGTGGGTTGGATGTTAGCTATCGTTGCTCTTGCGGGTATCCGTGAGAAGATGAAGTACTCTGACGTACCTCCAGGTCTTCGTGGCCTTGGTATCACGTTCATTACTGTTGGTCTGATGGCGTTAGGCTTTATGTCTTTCTCTGGTGTTCAACTGTAG
- the nqrF gene encoding NADH:ubiquinone reductase (Na(+)-transporting) subunit F, with amino-acid sequence MQSIILGVAMFTIIVLALVLVILFAKSKLVPSGDITIAVNGDPEKAIVTQPGSKLLGALAGAGIFVSSACGGGGSCGQCRVKVKSGGGDILPTELDHITKGEAREGERLACQVAMKTDMEIELDEDIFGVKKWECTVISNNNEATFIKELALAIPEGEEVPFRAGGYIQIEAEPHHVKYADYDIPEEYRGDWDKFNLFRYESIVKEHSIRAYSMASYPEEKGIIKLNVRIATPPPNNPDVAPGVMSSYIWSLKEGDKCTISGPFGEFFAKDTDNEMVFIGGGAGMAPMRSHIFDQLKRLNSTRKMSYWYGARSKREMFYIEDFDGLAAANENFVWHCALSDPQPEDNWDGYTGFIHNVLYENYLKDHEAPEDCEYYMCGPPMMNAAVIGMLKDLGVEDENILLDDFGG; translated from the coding sequence ATGCAAAGCATTATTCTTGGCGTAGCGATGTTTACCATTATTGTATTGGCTCTAGTGCTAGTGATTCTTTTCGCTAAATCTAAGCTGGTACCATCAGGTGACATCACTATTGCTGTAAACGGCGACCCTGAAAAGGCGATCGTTACTCAACCTGGTAGCAAGCTACTTGGTGCCCTAGCTGGCGCTGGTATCTTCGTATCTTCTGCTTGTGGTGGCGGTGGCTCTTGTGGTCAGTGTCGTGTAAAAGTTAAGTCTGGTGGTGGCGACATCCTACCAACTGAACTTGATCACATCACAAAAGGCGAAGCTCGCGAAGGCGAACGTCTTGCATGTCAAGTTGCTATGAAAACTGACATGGAGATTGAACTAGACGAAGATATCTTTGGTGTTAAAAAGTGGGAATGTACTGTTATCTCGAATAACAACGAAGCTACTTTCATCAAAGAACTTGCACTAGCAATCCCTGAAGGTGAAGAAGTTCCGTTCCGCGCGGGTGGTTACATTCAGATTGAAGCTGAACCACATCACGTGAAATACGCAGATTACGATATTCCTGAGGAATACCGTGGTGACTGGGATAAGTTCAACTTGTTCCGTTACGAGTCTATCGTTAAAGAGCATTCGATCCGTGCTTACTCTATGGCTTCATACCCAGAAGAGAAAGGCATCATCAAGCTTAACGTGCGTATCGCAACTCCGCCGCCAAACAACCCTGATGTAGCTCCTGGTGTGATGTCTTCATACATCTGGTCTCTTAAAGAAGGCGACAAATGTACTATTTCTGGTCCATTTGGTGAGTTCTTTGCTAAAGACACAGACAATGAAATGGTATTCATCGGTGGCGGTGCAGGTATGGCGCCAATGCGTTCACATATCTTCGACCAACTTAAGCGTCTTAACTCTACTCGTAAGATGTCTTACTGGTACGGTGCGCGTTCTAAGCGTGAGATGTTCTACATTGAAGATTTCGACGGTCTAGCGGCTGCAAACGAAAACTTCGTGTGGCACTGTGCACTGTCTGATCCTCAACCAGAGGACAACTGGGACGGTTACACTGGTTTCATCCACAACGTATTGTACGAAAACTACCTGAAGGATCACGAAGCTCCTGAAGACTGTGAGTACTACATGTGTGGTCCACCAATGATGAACGCTGCTGTTATCGGCATGCTGAAAGATCTTGGTGTAGAAGATGAAAACATCCTACTAGATGACTTCGGTGGTTAA
- a CDS encoding FAD:protein FMN transferase produces the protein MRIWLVALTSLIFLAGCEQPREQVHLSGPTMGTSYNIKYINGDEFPESNEVHTEIDRLLEEVNDQMSTYREDSELSRFNQHKGADAFEVSEQTATVVKEAIRLNGLTEGALDVTVGPLVNLWGFGPEARPEVVPTDEELAARKAKVGIHHLSVEGNKLTKDLPNLYVDLSTIAKGWGVDVVADYLDSIGIHNYMVEVGGEIRLKGLNRESVGWRIAIEKPSVDERNIQEIIEPGDMAIATSGDYRNYFEHDGVRYSHIINPETGKPLHHKVVSVTVLNPSSMTADGLSTGLMVLGEEKGMEVANQHNIPVFMVVKTADGFKEIASEAFKPYLGK, from the coding sequence GTGAGAATTTGGCTTGTTGCATTAACTTCTTTGATTTTTCTTGCGGGCTGTGAACAGCCAAGAGAGCAAGTGCATTTAAGTGGCCCAACAATGGGTACTAGCTACAATATTAAATACATCAACGGTGATGAATTTCCTGAGTCTAATGAAGTTCATACCGAGATCGATCGTCTACTTGAAGAAGTGAACGACCAGATGTCGACCTACCGTGAAGACTCTGAACTGAGCCGCTTTAACCAACACAAAGGCGCGGATGCTTTCGAAGTATCGGAACAAACTGCGACTGTTGTGAAAGAAGCGATTCGTTTGAACGGTCTTACTGAAGGTGCATTGGATGTGACGGTTGGTCCATTAGTTAACCTTTGGGGTTTTGGTCCTGAAGCGCGCCCTGAAGTGGTGCCAACAGATGAAGAACTGGCAGCTCGTAAAGCAAAAGTGGGCATTCACCACCTAAGTGTTGAAGGCAATAAGCTGACTAAAGATTTACCGAACCTGTATGTTGACCTTTCAACTATCGCAAAAGGTTGGGGTGTGGATGTGGTTGCTGACTACCTTGATTCAATTGGCATTCATAACTACATGGTTGAAGTCGGTGGTGAAATCCGTCTGAAAGGCCTAAACCGTGAAAGTGTAGGCTGGCGTATTGCTATCGAAAAGCCAAGTGTCGATGAACGCAACATTCAAGAGATCATCGAACCGGGTGATATGGCAATCGCAACATCGGGTGATTACCGTAACTACTTTGAGCATGATGGTGTTCGTTACTCACACATCATCAACCCAGAAACAGGAAAGCCTCTTCATCATAAAGTGGTTTCTGTGACTGTTTTAAACCCGTCTTCAATGACTGCAGACGGCTTATCTACTGGCCTTATGGTCTTAGGTGAGGAGAAAGGAATGGAAGTCGCAAACCAACATAACATCCCTGTGTTCATGGTGGTAAAAACAGCAGATGGCTTTAAAGAGATTGCTTCTGAAGCATTTAAGCCATACTTAGGTAAATAA
- the nqrM gene encoding (Na+)-NQR maturation NqrM has translation MNTFLITFGVFLAVITAMSIGYIIQKKVVKGSCGGLGAVGIDKVCNCPEPCDARKKREAREAYREEKLAERQQKEAAWNKDRIA, from the coding sequence ATGAATACATTTCTGATTACATTTGGTGTTTTTCTAGCAGTGATCACAGCAATGTCGATTGGCTACATTATCCAAAAGAAAGTTGTGAAAGGCAGCTGTGGTGGCTTGGGTGCGGTTGGCATTGATAAAGTATGTAACTGCCCAGAACCTTGTGATGCACGTAAAAAACGTGAAGCACGCGAAGCATACCGCGAAGAGAAGCTTGCGGAGCGTCAACAAAAAGAAGCGGCTTGGAACAAAGATCGTATCGCTTAA
- a CDS encoding diguanylate cyclase, which translates to MSEKILVVEDSRAFRNYLYQQFKNDGYEVALAESVEEAKAILEQETDFLCAVLDYCLPDGQDGEIIDLVLGYQQKIIVLTGMFNNTLREQVLAKGVLDYILKDSMSSVSYLLPLVNRISNNRHHKALVVDDSAVVRRYVVQLLEHQYIQTVQAEDGEQALTLLQNDPDITFVVTDHDMPNKDGISMTRDIRVHHDRNQLAILGLSGSDDRTMTARFLKAGANDFLYKPFNQEEFFCRIHQLLDMKEATNELFRHANEDALTGLWNRRYLFNQTCKGCEQRSIAMMDIDFFKKVNDTYGHDGGDAVLVEVGKIIKDHFKDDVAVRFGGEEFCIQSCGPFEDFVETLESMRVAIQNQDVIHDSQLIKVTMSIGVTDLVGSLDEQIKAADELLYTAKEQGRNQLVCARNNLQLVNE; encoded by the coding sequence TTGAGTGAAAAAATACTAGTGGTAGAGGATAGTCGCGCATTCAGAAACTATCTTTACCAGCAATTTAAGAACGATGGCTATGAAGTTGCGCTGGCGGAATCTGTAGAAGAAGCCAAAGCGATCTTAGAGCAAGAAACGGATTTCTTGTGTGCAGTCCTCGACTACTGTTTACCTGACGGCCAAGACGGCGAGATCATTGATCTGGTACTCGGTTACCAGCAAAAGATCATCGTGCTAACCGGCATGTTCAACAACACACTCCGAGAGCAAGTTCTTGCCAAAGGTGTGCTTGATTACATCCTCAAAGACAGCATGTCATCAGTCAGCTACTTGCTTCCTCTGGTTAATCGAATCTCCAATAATCGCCACCATAAAGCGCTGGTCGTTGATGATTCTGCTGTGGTTCGCCGATATGTTGTCCAGCTCCTCGAACATCAATATATTCAAACCGTTCAAGCGGAAGACGGTGAGCAAGCACTCACGCTTCTTCAGAACGATCCTGATATCACTTTTGTTGTGACCGACCATGATATGCCGAATAAAGATGGCATTTCGATGACCCGCGATATTCGAGTCCATCACGACCGTAATCAACTCGCGATTCTAGGATTGTCTGGTAGCGATGATCGCACCATGACGGCACGCTTCCTCAAAGCTGGTGCTAACGACTTCCTATATAAACCTTTCAACCAAGAAGAGTTTTTCTGTCGCATCCACCAATTGTTGGATATGAAAGAAGCCACTAATGAACTGTTTCGTCATGCCAATGAGGATGCCCTTACCGGATTATGGAACCGTCGTTACCTGTTCAATCAAACGTGTAAAGGTTGTGAGCAGCGCAGTATCGCCATGATGGATATCGACTTCTTCAAGAAAGTGAACGACACCTACGGTCATGATGGTGGTGATGCTGTACTGGTAGAAGTCGGCAAGATCATCAAAGACCACTTTAAAGATGATGTTGCGGTTCGTTTCGGTGGTGAAGAGTTTTGCATTCAATCATGTGGTCCATTTGAAGACTTCGTCGAAACGTTAGAGTCGATGCGAGTAGCAATACAAAACCAAGACGTCATTCATGATTCACAGCTAATCAAGGTCACGATGAGTATAGGAGTCACTGACTTGGTTGGCAGCTTAGATGAACAAATCAAAGCCGCTGACGAACTGCTCTATACCGCAAAAGAGCAAGGCAGAAACCAGTTAGTATGCGCTCGCAATAATCTTCAACTCGTTAACGAGTAG
- the dinB gene encoding DNA polymerase IV encodes MCSSDQEKVRKIIHVDMDCFYAAVEIRDNPSYRNRPLAVGGHEKQRGVLSTCNYEARKFGVRSAMPTGKALQLCPNLLVVPGRMSVYVEISKKIREIFSRYTSVIEPLSLDEAFLDVTDSKQCHGSATLIAESIRRDIWNELNLTASAGIAPIKFLAKVASDMNKPNGQFVIPPQDVQAVIDELPLEKIPGVGKVSIEKLHQAGFFTCKDIKESDYRDLLLKFGRQGASLWKRSHGIDDREVIIERERKSVGVERTFTQNISTYAECWQVIEDKLFPELETRLEKASPSKAIIKQGIKLKFADFQQTTIEHIHASLDREHFKELLSEILKRQQGREIRLLGLSVMLQPKDQMRQLSFF; translated from the coding sequence ATGTGCAGTTCGGACCAAGAGAAAGTCAGAAAAATAATCCATGTCGATATGGATTGTTTTTACGCAGCTGTAGAAATTCGAGACAACCCATCTTACCGAAATCGACCGCTTGCAGTGGGTGGCCATGAAAAACAACGCGGCGTGTTGAGCACGTGCAACTACGAAGCGCGTAAGTTTGGCGTTCGTTCTGCTATGCCTACTGGTAAAGCGCTGCAACTTTGCCCTAATTTGTTGGTTGTGCCGGGTAGAATGTCAGTCTATGTCGAGATATCTAAGAAGATCCGCGAAATCTTTTCTCGATATACCTCAGTGATTGAGCCGCTTTCTTTGGATGAAGCGTTTCTTGATGTGACTGATTCAAAACAGTGTCATGGTTCGGCGACGCTCATCGCAGAGTCGATTCGTCGTGATATTTGGAATGAACTCAATCTAACGGCTTCCGCAGGTATTGCTCCAATAAAGTTCTTGGCGAAAGTCGCCTCGGATATGAATAAGCCCAATGGGCAATTTGTTATCCCTCCTCAAGATGTCCAAGCGGTGATCGATGAATTACCCCTCGAAAAAATTCCTGGTGTCGGCAAGGTGAGCATTGAAAAGCTGCATCAAGCGGGTTTCTTTACTTGTAAGGACATTAAGGAATCTGACTATCGCGACCTGCTTCTCAAGTTTGGCCGCCAAGGTGCGTCACTTTGGAAGCGTAGCCATGGCATTGATGACCGAGAAGTCATCATTGAGCGTGAAAGAAAGTCGGTAGGCGTTGAGCGAACCTTTACCCAAAATATATCGACCTATGCTGAATGTTGGCAGGTGATAGAAGACAAGTTGTTTCCTGAGCTCGAAACTCGCTTAGAAAAGGCTAGCCCAAGTAAAGCGATCATAAAGCAGGGTATAAAACTCAAGTTTGCAGACTTTCAGCAAACCACTATCGAACACATACATGCTTCACTCGACCGCGAACATTTCAAAGAGCTCTTGAGTGAAATACTGAAAAGACAACAAGGACGAGAAATTCGCCTACTTGGCCTAAGTGTGATGCTACAACCCAAAGACCAGATGCGTCAGCTGAGCTTTTTTTAA
- a CDS encoding RecQ family ATP-dependent DNA helicase produces the protein MIEQKLKQVFGFDSLRNGQKQVIDNVLSGHSTAAIFPTGSGKSLCYQLPALELPHLTLVISPLLALMKDQLSFLHSKGISAAAIESSQDRQTTQQVMQSVRNGDTKILMISVERLKNERFRQFISQVPISLLVVDEAHCISEWGHNFRPDYLKLPQYQKQLNIPQVLLLTATATTSVIQDMKSKFDIDEERVVVTGFYRQNLDLSIQPCEQASKLETLCNVVNQASLAPTIVYVTLQQTAEMVAQQLRNAGVNAVAYHAGLKPENRDAIQHQFMSDDVNCIVATIAFGMGVDKSNIRRVIHFDLPKSIENYSQEIGRAGRDGQASECILLANKHGLSTLENFVFGDTPDNISIQAVLKEIYENQNSNASGSNQWEIMLNQLSRESNIRQLPLKTLLVYLEIEGVIEPKYSYFADYKFKFIRPKQQICEQFQGERRNFVEAIFQCSPQARVWCQIDFEALWTHFQADRQRVIAAIDYFNEQGWIELESKQITDVYAIHNTSEDMMQLSERLTELFKAKENSEINRLNQMLSFFEADTCLSSRLASYFADDKAPTKCGHCSVCRGQVATLPTVDVEPVDDETVMTWIHEFISASQQLITDEAITRFLCGIATPLSTKLKASKMVGYGKLEQQPFSDTLAKVKQLPR, from the coding sequence ATGATTGAGCAGAAGCTAAAACAAGTATTCGGATTCGATTCACTGCGAAACGGACAAAAGCAAGTCATTGATAATGTTCTATCTGGTCACTCGACAGCCGCGATATTCCCAACGGGATCAGGCAAGTCGCTTTGCTACCAATTGCCAGCATTAGAGCTTCCTCATTTAACCTTGGTGATATCACCACTATTAGCGCTAATGAAAGATCAACTCAGCTTCTTACACAGTAAAGGCATCAGCGCGGCTGCCATCGAATCAAGCCAAGACAGACAAACCACACAACAGGTTATGCAGTCGGTACGTAACGGTGACACAAAAATCCTAATGATCTCGGTTGAACGCTTGAAGAACGAACGCTTTCGTCAGTTTATCTCCCAAGTGCCTATCTCGTTACTTGTGGTCGATGAGGCGCACTGTATCTCTGAATGGGGTCACAACTTCAGACCAGACTACCTAAAACTTCCTCAATACCAAAAACAACTGAATATTCCTCAAGTGCTATTGCTCACGGCAACCGCGACGACCTCTGTTATCCAAGATATGAAGTCTAAGTTTGATATCGATGAAGAACGCGTTGTGGTTACTGGCTTCTATCGTCAGAACCTAGACCTTTCAATTCAACCTTGCGAACAAGCCAGCAAACTAGAAACCTTGTGTAATGTCGTTAACCAAGCTTCTCTCGCTCCAACTATTGTGTATGTCACTCTTCAACAAACAGCAGAGATGGTCGCTCAGCAGCTTCGTAATGCTGGCGTAAATGCCGTGGCTTATCATGCCGGCCTTAAGCCAGAAAACAGAGACGCCATCCAACATCAATTCATGAGTGATGACGTCAACTGTATCGTGGCAACCATTGCATTTGGTATGGGTGTCGACAAGTCAAATATTCGCCGAGTGATTCACTTTGACTTACCAAAATCGATAGAGAACTACTCACAAGAGATAGGAAGAGCTGGCCGTGATGGACAAGCTTCTGAGTGTATCTTGCTCGCGAACAAACACGGCTTGAGCACACTAGAGAACTTCGTCTTTGGCGATACGCCAGACAACATATCGATCCAGGCAGTATTAAAAGAGATCTACGAAAACCAAAACAGTAATGCTTCAGGTTCGAATCAATGGGAGATCATGCTTAATCAGCTATCGCGTGAATCCAACATTCGTCAGCTACCGCTTAAAACACTGCTGGTTTACCTCGAAATTGAAGGAGTGATTGAGCCGAAGTACAGCTACTTCGCGGATTACAAATTTAAGTTCATTCGCCCTAAACAGCAGATCTGCGAGCAGTTCCAAGGCGAACGTCGTAATTTCGTAGAAGCGATTTTCCAATGTTCACCACAAGCGAGAGTCTGGTGCCAAATCGACTTCGAGGCGCTTTGGACTCACTTCCAAGCGGATCGCCAACGAGTTATCGCGGCTATTGATTACTTCAACGAACAGGGTTGGATTGAGCTAGAAAGCAAACAGATCACGGATGTCTACGCGATTCACAATACCTCTGAAGATATGATGCAATTATCTGAGCGATTAACTGAGTTGTTTAAGGCAAAAGAGAACAGTGAAATCAATCGTCTTAATCAGATGCTGAGCTTCTTTGAAGCCGACACCTGTCTAAGCTCGCGCCTTGCAAGTTACTTTGCTGATGACAAAGCGCCAACCAAGTGTGGTCACTGTTCTGTATGTCGCGGTCAAGTAGCAACCTTACCTACCGTTGATGTTGAGCCTGTTGATGATGAAACAGTAATGACATGGATTCACGAGTTCATTTCAGCAAGCCAACAATTGATTACCGATGAAGCGATTACTCGTTTTCTATGTGGAATCGCCACCCCACTTTCAACCAAGCTTAAAGCGAGCAAAATGGTCGGCTACGGTAAGTTAGAGCAACAACCATTCAGTGATACCTTAGCAAAAGTGAAGCAGCTTCCTAGGTAG
- a CDS encoding GreA/GreB family elongation factor: MNKSELLQIIIEQLETRLRIAQSATQRAIDAATDEETVPEHKYDTLALEASYLAHGQAVRVQECEDDIQCYRNLVLRDSEKITVSSYVVVIDEHNQYKHFFMGPRVGGLSVMWNDHEVAIVTANAPFGQALMGKEVGDEIEFKVADKQFCYEVISID, from the coding sequence ATGAATAAGTCTGAGCTTCTACAAATAATCATTGAGCAACTCGAAACCCGATTACGTATCGCGCAGTCCGCTACCCAGCGTGCCATTGACGCCGCGACCGATGAAGAGACAGTACCAGAACACAAGTACGACACCTTAGCTCTAGAAGCCTCGTATCTTGCGCATGGACAAGCGGTGAGAGTGCAAGAGTGTGAAGATGATATTCAGTGTTACCGAAACCTTGTATTGCGTGACAGTGAAAAGATTACGGTGAGCAGTTATGTGGTGGTGATTGACGAGCATAACCAATATAAACACTTTTTCATGGGGCCGAGAGTTGGTGGACTCTCTGTTATGTGGAATGATCATGAAGTTGCTATCGTGACCGCGAACGCGCCGTTTGGTCAGGCTCTGATGGGTAAAGAAGTTGGCGATGAAATTGAGTTTAAGGTCGCTGATAAACAGTTTTGCTACGAAGTTATATCTATCGACTAA